The Anguilla rostrata isolate EN2019 chromosome 18, ASM1855537v3, whole genome shotgun sequence genome has a window encoding:
- the LOC135244573 gene encoding E3 ubiquitin-protein ligase pellino homolog 1-like isoform X3, whose amino-acid sequence MVRVCAVMCTHTGGPGSDSVCVCVCVCVCVCVCVCVCVCIQTAFLHCDQKESEGQSEASGVETVGEEDGEMTRRWSDTATLQGGEKRWGRQSARQGGAMQAISNKDQHSVSYTLSRVQTVVVEYTHDSNTDMFQIGRSTESPIDFVVTDTVAGSQSGGEAQTAQSTISRFACRITCQRSPPHTAHVYAAGFDSSKNIFLGEKAAKWKTPDGQMDGLTTNGVLVMHPRLGFTEDSRPGVWREISVCGNVFTLRETRSAQQRGKMVENETQELVDGSLIDLCGATLLWRTAEGLSRTPTVKHLEALRQELNAARPQCPVGFNTLAFPSVRRQDAVDDRQPWAYLRCGHVHGYHSWGGGGSGGREERRGGDRECPMCRARGPYAPLRLGCEAGLCLDAAPPTHAFGPCGHACSEKTAAFWSQIPLPHGTHTFHAACPFCAQQLSAEPGYVRLIFQGPVD is encoded by the exons ATG GTAAGAGTCTGTGCAgtcatgtgtacacacacggGTGGCCCAGGTtcagactctgtgtgtgtgtgtgtgtgtgtgtgtgtgtgtgtgtgtgtgtgtgtgtgtgtgtgtgtgtgtattcagacAGCGTTCCTCCATTGTGAtcagaaagagagtgagggacagagtgaggcTTCAGGGGTGGAGACAGTTGGAGAGGAGGATGGAGAAATGACGAGGAGATGGAGCGATACGGCGACCttacagggaggagagaagaggtgggggagacagaGTGCCAGACAGGGAGGAGCTATGCAG GCCATCAGCAACAAGGACCAGCACAGTGTCTCCTACACCCTGTCCCGGGTGCAGACGGTGGTGGTGGAGTACACGCACGACAGCAATACAGACATGTTCCAG ATTGGGCGGTCGACGGAGAGCCCGATCGACTTTGTGGTGACGGACACGGTGGCGGGGAGCCAGAGCGGCGGGGAGGCGCAGACGGCGCAGAGCACCATCTCCCGCTTCGCCTGCCGCATCACCTGCCAGcgcagccccccccacaccgcccacGTCTACGCCGCCGGCTTCGACTCCTCCAAGAACATCTTCCTGGGG GAGAAAGCGGCCAAGTGGAAGACGCCGGACGGGCAGATGGACGGGCTGACCACCAACGGCGTGCTGGTGATGCACCCCCGGCTCGGCTTCACCGAGGACTCCAGGCCCGGCGTGTGGAGGGAGATCTCCGTGTGCGGCAACGTCTTCACCCTGCGCGAGACCCGCTCCGCCCAGCAGCGCGGCAAGATG GTGGAGAACGAGACGCAGGAGCTGGTGGACGGCTCTCTGATAGACCTGTGCGGGGCGACGCTGCTGTGGCGCACGGCGGAGGGCCTGTCGCGCACTCCCACGGTCAAACACCTGGAGGCGCTGCGGCAGGAGCTGAACGCGGCGCGGCCCCAGTGCCCCGTGGGCTTCAACACGCTGGCCTTCCCCAGCGTGCGCCGGCAGGACGCCGTGGACGACCGGCAGCCCTGGGCCTACCTGCGCTGCGGCCACGTACACGGCTACCACAGCTGGGGcggcggggggagcggggggcgcGAGGAGCGGCGGGGCGGCGACCGCGAGTGCCCCATGTGCCGCGCCCGGGGCCCCTACGCGCCGCTGCGCCTGGGCTGCGAGGCCGGCCTCTGCCTGGACGCGGCCCCACCCACGCACGCCTTCGGGCCCTGCGGGCACGCCTGCTCGGAGAAGACGGCGGCCTTCTGGAGCCAGATCCCGCTGCCGCACggcacacacaccttccacGCCGCCTGCCCCTTCTGCGCCCAGCAGCTGAGCGCCGAGCCGGGCTACGTCAGGCTCATATTCCAGGGGCCTGTGGACTAG
- the LOC135244573 gene encoding E3 ubiquitin-protein ligase pellino homolog 1-like isoform X1, with translation MFSPEPETISPASTKAPVKYGELIVLGYNGSLPNGDRGRRKSRFALCKRAKANGVKPSTVHIACTPQAAKTAFLHCDQKESEGQSEASGVETVGEEDGEMTRRWSDTATLQGGEKRWGRQSARQGGAMQAISNKDQHSVSYTLSRVQTVVVEYTHDSNTDMFQIGRSTESPIDFVVTDTVAGSQSGGEAQTAQSTISRFACRITCQRSPPHTAHVYAAGFDSSKNIFLGEKAAKWKTPDGQMDGLTTNGVLVMHPRLGFTEDSRPGVWREISVCGNVFTLRETRSAQQRGKMVENETQELVDGSLIDLCGATLLWRTAEGLSRTPTVKHLEALRQELNAARPQCPVGFNTLAFPSVRRQDAVDDRQPWAYLRCGHVHGYHSWGGGGSGGREERRGGDRECPMCRARGPYAPLRLGCEAGLCLDAAPPTHAFGPCGHACSEKTAAFWSQIPLPHGTHTFHAACPFCAQQLSAEPGYVRLIFQGPVD, from the exons ATGTTCTCCCCTGAGCCGGAGACCATCTCCCCAGCGTCCACCAAAGCGCCGGTCAAGTACGGGGAGCTGATCGTGCTGGG GTACAATGGCTCTCTGCCCAACGGCGATCGAGGCAGGCGCAAAAGCCGCTTCGCCCTCTGCAAGAGAGCCAAGGCCAACGGGGTGAAGCCCAGCACAGTGCACATAGCCTGCACACCTCAGGCAGCCAAG acAGCGTTCCTCCATTGTGAtcagaaagagagtgagggacagagtgaggcTTCAGGGGTGGAGACAGTTGGAGAGGAGGATGGAGAAATGACGAGGAGATGGAGCGATACGGCGACCttacagggaggagagaagaggtgggggagacagaGTGCCAGACAGGGAGGAGCTATGCAG GCCATCAGCAACAAGGACCAGCACAGTGTCTCCTACACCCTGTCCCGGGTGCAGACGGTGGTGGTGGAGTACACGCACGACAGCAATACAGACATGTTCCAG ATTGGGCGGTCGACGGAGAGCCCGATCGACTTTGTGGTGACGGACACGGTGGCGGGGAGCCAGAGCGGCGGGGAGGCGCAGACGGCGCAGAGCACCATCTCCCGCTTCGCCTGCCGCATCACCTGCCAGcgcagccccccccacaccgcccacGTCTACGCCGCCGGCTTCGACTCCTCCAAGAACATCTTCCTGGGG GAGAAAGCGGCCAAGTGGAAGACGCCGGACGGGCAGATGGACGGGCTGACCACCAACGGCGTGCTGGTGATGCACCCCCGGCTCGGCTTCACCGAGGACTCCAGGCCCGGCGTGTGGAGGGAGATCTCCGTGTGCGGCAACGTCTTCACCCTGCGCGAGACCCGCTCCGCCCAGCAGCGCGGCAAGATG GTGGAGAACGAGACGCAGGAGCTGGTGGACGGCTCTCTGATAGACCTGTGCGGGGCGACGCTGCTGTGGCGCACGGCGGAGGGCCTGTCGCGCACTCCCACGGTCAAACACCTGGAGGCGCTGCGGCAGGAGCTGAACGCGGCGCGGCCCCAGTGCCCCGTGGGCTTCAACACGCTGGCCTTCCCCAGCGTGCGCCGGCAGGACGCCGTGGACGACCGGCAGCCCTGGGCCTACCTGCGCTGCGGCCACGTACACGGCTACCACAGCTGGGGcggcggggggagcggggggcgcGAGGAGCGGCGGGGCGGCGACCGCGAGTGCCCCATGTGCCGCGCCCGGGGCCCCTACGCGCCGCTGCGCCTGGGCTGCGAGGCCGGCCTCTGCCTGGACGCGGCCCCACCCACGCACGCCTTCGGGCCCTGCGGGCACGCCTGCTCGGAGAAGACGGCGGCCTTCTGGAGCCAGATCCCGCTGCCGCACggcacacacaccttccacGCCGCCTGCCCCTTCTGCGCCCAGCAGCTGAGCGCCGAGCCGGGCTACGTCAGGCTCATATTCCAGGGGCCTGTGGACTAG
- the LOC135244573 gene encoding E3 ubiquitin-protein ligase pellino homolog 1-like isoform X2 — protein sequence MFSPEPETISPASTKAPVKYGELIVLGYNGSLPNGDRGRRKSRFALCKRAKANGVKPSTVHIACTPQAAKAISNKDQHSVSYTLSRVQTVVVEYTHDSNTDMFQIGRSTESPIDFVVTDTVAGSQSGGEAQTAQSTISRFACRITCQRSPPHTAHVYAAGFDSSKNIFLGEKAAKWKTPDGQMDGLTTNGVLVMHPRLGFTEDSRPGVWREISVCGNVFTLRETRSAQQRGKMVENETQELVDGSLIDLCGATLLWRTAEGLSRTPTVKHLEALRQELNAARPQCPVGFNTLAFPSVRRQDAVDDRQPWAYLRCGHVHGYHSWGGGGSGGREERRGGDRECPMCRARGPYAPLRLGCEAGLCLDAAPPTHAFGPCGHACSEKTAAFWSQIPLPHGTHTFHAACPFCAQQLSAEPGYVRLIFQGPVD from the exons ATGTTCTCCCCTGAGCCGGAGACCATCTCCCCAGCGTCCACCAAAGCGCCGGTCAAGTACGGGGAGCTGATCGTGCTGGG GTACAATGGCTCTCTGCCCAACGGCGATCGAGGCAGGCGCAAAAGCCGCTTCGCCCTCTGCAAGAGAGCCAAGGCCAACGGGGTGAAGCCCAGCACAGTGCACATAGCCTGCACACCTCAGGCAGCCAAG GCCATCAGCAACAAGGACCAGCACAGTGTCTCCTACACCCTGTCCCGGGTGCAGACGGTGGTGGTGGAGTACACGCACGACAGCAATACAGACATGTTCCAG ATTGGGCGGTCGACGGAGAGCCCGATCGACTTTGTGGTGACGGACACGGTGGCGGGGAGCCAGAGCGGCGGGGAGGCGCAGACGGCGCAGAGCACCATCTCCCGCTTCGCCTGCCGCATCACCTGCCAGcgcagccccccccacaccgcccacGTCTACGCCGCCGGCTTCGACTCCTCCAAGAACATCTTCCTGGGG GAGAAAGCGGCCAAGTGGAAGACGCCGGACGGGCAGATGGACGGGCTGACCACCAACGGCGTGCTGGTGATGCACCCCCGGCTCGGCTTCACCGAGGACTCCAGGCCCGGCGTGTGGAGGGAGATCTCCGTGTGCGGCAACGTCTTCACCCTGCGCGAGACCCGCTCCGCCCAGCAGCGCGGCAAGATG GTGGAGAACGAGACGCAGGAGCTGGTGGACGGCTCTCTGATAGACCTGTGCGGGGCGACGCTGCTGTGGCGCACGGCGGAGGGCCTGTCGCGCACTCCCACGGTCAAACACCTGGAGGCGCTGCGGCAGGAGCTGAACGCGGCGCGGCCCCAGTGCCCCGTGGGCTTCAACACGCTGGCCTTCCCCAGCGTGCGCCGGCAGGACGCCGTGGACGACCGGCAGCCCTGGGCCTACCTGCGCTGCGGCCACGTACACGGCTACCACAGCTGGGGcggcggggggagcggggggcgcGAGGAGCGGCGGGGCGGCGACCGCGAGTGCCCCATGTGCCGCGCCCGGGGCCCCTACGCGCCGCTGCGCCTGGGCTGCGAGGCCGGCCTCTGCCTGGACGCGGCCCCACCCACGCACGCCTTCGGGCCCTGCGGGCACGCCTGCTCGGAGAAGACGGCGGCCTTCTGGAGCCAGATCCCGCTGCCGCACggcacacacaccttccacGCCGCCTGCCCCTTCTGCGCCCAGCAGCTGAGCGCCGAGCCGGGCTACGTCAGGCTCATATTCCAGGGGCCTGTGGACTAG